The Candidatus Bathyarchaeota archaeon genome includes a region encoding these proteins:
- a CDS encoding winged helix-turn-helix transcriptional regulator — translation MSYEIDLEDWRWRAVALELASDIGKKILAILREKPMSATEISRELRLPLTTVFYHLSRLEFLGIIESEIKFTDKGPRWIKHYRASHSKITFKLGGE, via the coding sequence TTGAGCTACGAGATTGATCTAGAAGATTGGCGTTGGAGGGCAGTAGCCTTGGAACTAGCAAGCGACATCGGCAAAAAGATACTAGCAATCCTACGGGAGAAACCAATGTCCGCAACTGAAATTTCAAGAGAATTAAGGCTGCCGCTCACAACAGTTTTCTATCATCTCTCCAGACTTGAATTCTTAGGAATAATTGAAAGCGAAATAAAATTCACTGATAAGGGCCCAAGGTGGATTAAACATTACAGAGCCTCACATTCAAAAATAACTTTCAAATTAGGAGGTGAATAA
- a CDS encoding VTT domain-containing protein, whose protein sequence is MQLQEWLMNVAQQYQFLGVFFISFIGSLSIFFPIPYTIIILALGSAGWNPFLLAMAGGLGSAVGEFSGYALGYYGGKLISKERRRKMNFFVKIFDKYGPVVVFLFALTPLPDDLLFIPLGILKYKFWKTFLPCLAGKFLMCFFLAYFGSLFRDLAVLIFGEEGSWIGITITIIALFILLFVLLKVDWEEVFEKYFGKEKLGIK, encoded by the coding sequence TTGCAACTACAAGAATGGTTAATGAATGTTGCTCAGCAGTATCAGTTCCTAGGAGTATTCTTCATAAGTTTCATAGGGTCCCTATCGATTTTTTTCCCAATTCCCTATACAATTATTATTTTGGCTTTGGGAAGTGCTGGTTGGAATCCCTTTCTGTTGGCGATGGCAGGTGGGTTAGGTTCGGCTGTAGGAGAATTTTCAGGCTATGCTCTAGGGTATTATGGCGGAAAACTAATAAGTAAGGAAAGAAGGAGAAAGATGAATTTTTTCGTAAAAATATTTGATAAGTATGGGCCAGTAGTTGTTTTTCTCTTTGCTTTAACGCCGCTTCCGGATGATCTGCTTTTTATACCGCTTGGAATCCTCAAATACAAGTTTTGGAAAACCTTCTTACCATGCCTCGCCGGAAAATTTCTAATGTGTTTTTTCCTCGCATACTTTGGAAGTTTATTTAGAGACCTCGCCGTACTTATCTTCGGCGAGGAGGGAAGCTGGATAGGAATAACAATTACCATAATTGCACTTTTCATACTACTCTTCGTCTTGCTGAAGGTTGACTGGGAAGAAGTTTTTGAAAAATACTTTGGAAAGGAAAAGCTGGGAATAAAATGA
- a CDS encoding TCP-1/cpn60 chaperonin family protein, with translation MAYLTTSGGQPVLILKEGTSRRRGREAQRNNIMAARIIAEVLRSTLGPRGMDKMLIDSLGDITITNDGATILDEIEVEHPAAKMMVEVAKTQDDMVGDGTTTAVVLAGELLKRAEELLDQNIHPTVIVSGYRKAVQKAVEILNKIGVEIDLEDRETLKRIALTSMSSKAVGAARDHLAEIAIDAVKQIVEERGGKRVADIDHIQIIKKEGKSIFDTQLVNGIIIDKEVVHPGMPKRIEEAKIALLDCPLEVEKTEFNAEIRIRDPTQMKAFLDQETRMLKEMVEKVKAVGANVVFCQKGIDDMAQHFLAKEGILAARRVKQSDMEKLARATGGRIVTNLDDLKPEDLGTAGLVEERKIGDDKMIFVEKCKNPRSVAILIRAGLERMVDEAERAMHDALSVISDVIENNKIVAGGGAIEAEIAKHLRDYATTVGGREQLAIEAFAESLEVVPKTLAENAGLEPIDIMVELRAAHEKTDGHLMGVDVYTGKIINMYEKGVIEPLSVKEQAIKSAAEAASMILRIDDVIAASKPKEEEKGPEKYGGEEEEY, from the coding sequence ATGGCTTATTTAACAACTTCGGGCGGTCAGCCAGTGTTAATATTAAAGGAAGGAACCTCACGTAGAAGGGGCAGGGAAGCCCAAAGAAACAACATAATGGCTGCTAGGATAATTGCGGAAGTTTTGCGTTCAACCCTTGGCCCCCGCGGAATGGACAAGATGCTCATAGACAGCCTAGGCGACATAACAATAACAAACGACGGCGCAACAATTCTAGACGAAATTGAAGTTGAACATCCAGCAGCGAAAATGATGGTTGAAGTTGCAAAAACCCAGGACGACATGGTCGGCGACGGAACAACAACGGCAGTAGTTTTAGCAGGAGAACTCCTAAAGAGGGCAGAGGAACTCTTAGACCAGAACATACATCCAACCGTGATTGTAAGCGGCTACAGAAAAGCCGTTCAAAAGGCAGTTGAAATCCTAAACAAAATAGGAGTCGAAATAGACCTAGAAGACAGGGAGACACTAAAGAGGATAGCCTTAACATCAATGTCAAGCAAAGCTGTAGGCGCCGCAAGGGACCATTTGGCTGAAATCGCAATTGACGCTGTTAAGCAGATAGTTGAGGAAAGAGGCGGCAAGAGAGTAGCTGACATAGACCATATCCAAATAATAAAGAAGGAAGGTAAAAGCATCTTCGACACCCAACTCGTTAACGGAATAATAATTGACAAGGAAGTTGTGCATCCAGGCATGCCGAAGAGAATTGAAGAGGCAAAAATAGCTCTACTTGACTGCCCGCTCGAAGTTGAAAAAACAGAGTTCAACGCTGAAATTAGAATACGTGACCCAACTCAAATGAAGGCGTTTCTAGATCAGGAAACACGTATGCTAAAGGAGATGGTTGAGAAAGTCAAGGCTGTAGGCGCAAACGTTGTCTTTTGCCAAAAGGGAATCGACGATATGGCTCAGCACTTCCTAGCGAAGGAGGGAATACTAGCCGCTAGAAGAGTTAAACAGTCAGACATGGAAAAACTTGCAAGGGCAACCGGAGGAAGAATAGTAACAAACCTAGACGATTTGAAACCAGAAGACCTTGGAACAGCCGGATTGGTTGAAGAAAGAAAAATCGGAGACGACAAAATGATTTTCGTTGAAAAATGCAAAAACCCGCGTTCAGTAGCCATCCTAATAAGGGCAGGCCTAGAAAGAATGGTGGACGAAGCTGAAAGAGCAATGCACGACGCACTTTCAGTTATCTCAGATGTAATAGAAAACAACAAGATAGTTGCCGGAGGAGGAGCAATAGAAGCTGAAATAGCAAAACACTTGCGAGATTACGCCACAACCGTAGGCGGAAGAGAGCAACTAGCAATAGAAGCCTTCGCCGAATCATTAGAAGTAGTGCCAAAAACCCTAGCTGAAAACGCTGGACTTGAACCAATAGACATAATGGTTGAACTTAGGGCAGCCCACGAAAAAACCGACGGCCACCTAATGGGAGTAGACGTTTACACAGGCAAAATAATAAACATGTACGAAAAAGGAGTTATCGAACCGCTAAGCGTAAAAGAACAAGCAATAAAGTCAGCGGCAGAAGCAGCATCAATGATACTAAGAATAGACGACGTAATAGCAGCATCCAAACCAAAAGAAGAAGAGAAAGGACCAGAGAAATACGGCGGTGAGGAAGAAGAATACTAA
- a CDS encoding DNA helicase UvrD, whose translation MRIIADLHIHSRYSRATSQKMNVEEIARFAKIKGLNLVGTGDFTHPKWLKELQESLTEIPGTGLYKLAKDPESPVYFMITTEVSTVFVVNGQTKKIHHVILTPNIETAVQINDRLAKYGSLDIDGRPTLDMTAAQLVEEVMEVSSLNEVFPAHAWTPWFSIFGAFSGFNSVEECYEDMTKHIHALETGLSSDPPMNWRLSALDKYVLVSNSDSHSFWPWRIGREANVFELERITYYEIVDAIRTKDRNRFKFTIEVNPAYGKYHWSGHRKCGVSLPPKEAIKLGNICPVCRRRLTKGVEQRVEELADRPEGFKPKNAIGFMHLLPLSEIIASVLGYESPSVRKVWEVYNSLIARFGNEYSVLIDASFEELCKVVQPKIAEAIVRVREGRVKVVPGYDGVYGQIIFFEEEGRAEEKPKVPQKSLVDFM comes from the coding sequence ATGAGAATAATAGCCGACCTTCACATTCACAGCCGCTACAGTAGGGCTACAAGCCAAAAAATGAACGTTGAAGAAATTGCCAGATTTGCAAAAATTAAAGGCCTAAACCTCGTTGGAACCGGAGACTTCACCCATCCAAAATGGCTGAAGGAACTTCAAGAGTCTCTAACTGAAATTCCGGGAACAGGCCTTTACAAACTAGCTAAAGACCCGGAATCACCTGTTTATTTTATGATAACAACCGAAGTCAGCACAGTTTTTGTAGTTAACGGCCAAACCAAAAAGATTCATCACGTGATTCTAACGCCGAACATTGAAACGGCTGTTCAAATTAACGATAGACTGGCCAAATATGGCAGTTTAGACATTGATGGACGGCCAACTCTTGACATGACTGCCGCCCAACTTGTCGAAGAAGTTATGGAAGTTTCAAGTCTAAACGAGGTTTTCCCAGCTCACGCTTGGACTCCCTGGTTCAGCATTTTCGGAGCATTCAGCGGCTTCAACAGCGTAGAGGAATGCTACGAAGACATGACGAAGCATATTCACGCCTTAGAAACAGGGCTTAGCTCGGACCCCCCGATGAACTGGAGATTAAGCGCCCTAGACAAGTATGTTCTTGTTTCCAACAGTGACAGCCACAGTTTCTGGCCGTGGAGGATAGGTCGAGAAGCAAACGTCTTCGAACTGGAAAGAATAACCTACTATGAAATAGTTGATGCCATAAGAACGAAGGATAGGAACCGTTTCAAGTTCACAATTGAAGTTAATCCAGCCTACGGAAAGTATCATTGGAGCGGCCACAGAAAATGCGGTGTTTCGCTTCCTCCAAAAGAAGCAATAAAACTCGGAAACATTTGCCCAGTTTGTAGAAGAAGGCTTACTAAAGGCGTTGAGCAAAGAGTGGAAGAACTAGCCGACAGACCTGAAGGTTTCAAGCCTAAAAATGCAATTGGTTTTATGCATTTGCTTCCGCTTTCAGAAATAATCGCCTCTGTTTTGGGTTATGAAAGCCCAAGTGTTCGAAAGGTTTGGGAAGTTTATAATTCTTTGATAGCCCGCTTTGGAAATGAATATTCAGTTCTCATAGACGCTTCTTTTGAGGAACTTTGCAAGGTGGTTCAGCCAAAAATAGCCGAGGCAATTGTTAGGGTTAGAGAAGGCCGAGTGAAAGTTGTTCCCGGTTATGATGGAGTTTATGGCCAAATAATATTCTTTGAGGAAGAAGGGAGAGCGGAAGAAAAGCCTAAAGTTCCTCAAAAAAGTCTAGTTGACTTTATGTAA
- a CDS encoding 5-formyltetrahydrofolate cyclo-ligase has protein sequence MEVKREKQRLREKIWREMQERGIARFPLPCWGRIPNFVGAEKAAENLRKLEEWKKARIIFVSPDSPQRKVRENALKEGKILVMASPRLKSGFLIVKPEKVRGKESFASTIRGAFIHGEKTEDFPKPDLVVTGSVAVDSHGHRLGKGGGYGDRELSTIRSKFGKIPVATTVHELQIVDFVPSEEHDEKIDIIVTPQRTIRVKSS, from the coding sequence TTGGAAGTAAAGAGGGAAAAACAAAGGTTAAGAGAGAAAATTTGGAGGGAAATGCAAGAAAGGGGCATCGCAAGGTTTCCTTTGCCGTGCTGGGGAAGGATACCAAATTTTGTTGGTGCGGAGAAGGCCGCTGAAAACCTCAGAAAACTTGAAGAATGGAAAAAGGCCAGAATAATCTTTGTAAGTCCAGATTCTCCTCAGAGGAAAGTTAGAGAAAACGCTTTAAAAGAAGGAAAGATTCTAGTTATGGCTTCTCCAAGGCTTAAAAGCGGATTTTTAATAGTAAAACCTGAAAAAGTTAGGGGTAAAGAAAGTTTTGCATCAACAATCAGAGGAGCATTCATTCACGGTGAAAAAACAGAGGATTTTCCAAAGCCAGACTTGGTTGTAACTGGAAGCGTAGCCGTAGATTCTCATGGTCATAGACTTGGAAAGGGAGGAGGCTATGGAGACCGCGAATTATCAACTATACGTAGTAAATTCGGAAAAATTCCAGTGGCCACTACAGTTCATGAATTGCAAATTGTAGATTTTGTTCCTTCCGAGGAGCACGACGAGAAGATTGACATAATAGTTACGCCGCAAAGAACGATTAGAGTTAAATCTTCGTAG
- a CDS encoding ATP-NAD kinase family protein — protein MGGRVGLKGTDGVLEKAIALGAKPVAPQRAEEFLKRLKQSEIMPKVKIITCPGIMGEDEAKETKINAEILPLPKKEKTTAEDTKRAVKLLVSESYDVGLIVFVGGDGTARDILDALKETGKEVAVLGVPAGVKMYSGIFAVNPAEAVDVIEAFAKGEAEITEFEIMDADETAIRSDRFAIRLYGYLKGPYLPMRIQGTKQVSPETANEKENQLGIARFVIETMKPEATYILGPGTTVKTLAELLGIKKTVLGVDLYQNGKVINDVNEKEILENVKDWKNTWIVVSPIGGQGMIFGRGNQQISPEIIRKVGKEHIIVLATKSKIQRLESGALRVDTGDSEVDEMLKGYIKVITDYREWRLLPVK, from the coding sequence ATGGGCGGCAGAGTAGGGTTAAAAGGAACAGACGGTGTATTAGAAAAGGCAATAGCCCTCGGAGCAAAGCCAGTTGCACCGCAAAGAGCAGAAGAGTTCCTTAAAAGGCTTAAACAAAGCGAAATAATGCCGAAAGTCAAGATTATAACGTGCCCCGGAATCATGGGAGAAGACGAAGCAAAAGAGACCAAAATAAATGCTGAAATTTTGCCCTTGCCAAAGAAGGAGAAAACAACAGCTGAAGACACTAAAAGGGCAGTTAAGCTGTTGGTCTCTGAAAGCTATGATGTAGGCTTAATAGTTTTTGTAGGCGGAGACGGAACCGCCAGAGACATACTTGACGCTTTAAAAGAAACAGGAAAGGAAGTAGCAGTTTTAGGGGTTCCAGCAGGTGTTAAAATGTACAGTGGAATATTCGCTGTTAACCCGGCTGAAGCTGTAGATGTAATTGAAGCGTTTGCGAAAGGAGAAGCAGAAATAACAGAGTTTGAAATTATGGACGCTGACGAAACAGCAATAAGAAGCGACAGATTTGCAATTCGCCTATATGGCTATTTGAAAGGCCCATACTTGCCCATGAGAATCCAAGGAACCAAGCAAGTAAGCCCCGAAACCGCAAACGAAAAAGAAAATCAGCTTGGAATAGCAAGATTTGTAATTGAAACAATGAAGCCGGAAGCCACTTACATTCTTGGGCCGGGAACAACAGTGAAAACATTGGCTGAACTACTTGGAATAAAAAAGACAGTTCTCGGAGTGGACTTATACCAGAACGGCAAGGTCATCAACGATGTGAATGAAAAGGAAATTCTTGAAAACGTTAAAGATTGGAAAAACACCTGGATAGTTGTCTCTCCAATCGGCGGTCAAGGAATGATTTTTGGACGTGGAAACCAGCAAATAAGCCCAGAAATAATAAGAAAAGTCGGAAAAGAGCATATAATCGTTTTAGCTACTAAAAGTAAGATTCAAAGACTGGAAAGCGGAGCTTTAAGAGTTGATACAGGCGACTCTGAAGTTGATGAAATGCTGAAGGGCTACATTAAAGTCATTACAGACTATAGGGAATGGAGGCTTCTTCCAGTTAAATAG
- a CDS encoding zinc ribbon domain-containing protein, with protein MAKRGITVWIFSTLSFIAGIHTLEAASALFFQKEIVLLKLYPIINELNISPLLYFVASSLLTLTFWGITCISAVESPIERFLNKILSDAKKQCEMESELVEDNRGILDMISETLMENSRLLAQIRDLTYNARAELTALRPLAENIEKINSEIEKMRKEIRKVKEEIKKPDICPSCGKKVLPDFKICPYCGENLQLIPKAAIELKKYK; from the coding sequence ATGGCAAAAAGAGGAATAACAGTATGGATTTTCAGCACCCTAAGCTTTATAGCGGGAATACACACATTAGAAGCGGCTTCAGCATTATTCTTCCAAAAGGAAATAGTATTGCTGAAACTTTATCCAATAATTAACGAATTAAACATTAGTCCCCTTCTATACTTTGTTGCCAGTTCACTCTTAACACTAACCTTTTGGGGAATAACATGCATATCGGCTGTTGAAAGCCCTATAGAAAGATTTCTAAACAAGATTCTTTCGGATGCTAAGAAACAATGTGAAATGGAATCCGAACTTGTGGAAGACAACAGAGGCATATTAGATATGATAAGCGAAACCTTAATGGAAAACAGTAGACTGCTCGCTCAAATAAGAGACCTAACCTACAACGCCCGAGCCGAACTTACCGCTCTACGTCCACTCGCAGAAAACATAGAAAAAATAAATTCGGAAATAGAAAAGATGAGAAAAGAGATAAGAAAAGTCAAAGAAGAAATTAAAAAACCCGACATCTGCCCCTCATGCGGCAAAAAGGTTCTTCCAGACTTCAAAATATGCCCCTACTGCGGCGAAAACTTGCAGCTTATACCAAAAGCAGCAATAGAACTGAAAAAATACAAGTAA
- a CDS encoding hydroxymethylglutaryl-CoA reductase, degradative encodes MKSSAVPNFFKLSINERIAFLKEFLDLSEEETLILKNLCTLGFKELTAIGENPVSNYELPLRIANYFKINGADYFIPMVVEEASVVAGACYGAKLCYEKGIESSIVKQSNYAKAIGQIQLINIKNPLEAERKILENKNRLLEKANEGHRFSRAYDIKTRVFESEHGKSMTVDIYIDPGDAMGAAVASAMAETVAKEISKMTGIAYNSCIISNFSGRHVKARAEVPVERLARKSVSGKKWSGEEVRDGIVWLSIWAENDVYRAVTHNKGIMNGVDAVAVATGQDWRAIESANHAFAAKNGTYKPLSKWRSEGDYLVGELEMLIPCGIVGGEIKKIPKAEFVLRKILRVKSADQLAEIMAAVGLAQNLAALSMLATIGLKEGHEPHRKIK; translated from the coding sequence ATGAAGTCTTCAGCTGTTCCAAATTTCTTTAAACTTTCAATAAACGAAAGGATAGCATTTCTAAAGGAATTTTTAGACTTAAGCGAGGAGGAAACCCTGATTCTAAAAAATCTTTGCACACTTGGATTTAAAGAACTAACAGCCATAGGGGAGAATCCAGTTAGCAACTATGAGCTTCCACTAAGAATTGCAAATTACTTCAAAATTAACGGCGCCGATTATTTCATACCGATGGTCGTTGAGGAAGCATCAGTCGTAGCTGGAGCATGCTACGGAGCAAAACTATGCTATGAGAAGGGAATAGAATCTTCAATAGTAAAGCAGAGTAACTACGCTAAAGCAATAGGGCAAATACAACTCATAAACATCAAAAATCCGCTGGAGGCCGAAAGAAAAATTTTGGAAAATAAAAATCGCCTATTAGAGAAGGCAAATGAAGGCCACAGGTTTTCCAGAGCCTACGACATAAAGACCAGAGTTTTCGAAAGCGAACATGGAAAATCAATGACAGTTGACATCTACATCGACCCGGGCGACGCCATGGGCGCTGCAGTTGCAAGTGCCATGGCGGAAACTGTTGCAAAGGAAATTTCTAAAATGACTGGCATAGCCTACAATTCATGTATAATCTCCAATTTCTCGGGGAGGCATGTGAAAGCAAGGGCTGAGGTTCCAGTTGAAAGGTTAGCCAGAAAAAGCGTTAGCGGAAAGAAATGGAGCGGTGAAGAGGTAAGAGACGGAATAGTTTGGCTTAGCATTTGGGCTGAAAACGACGTTTACAGGGCTGTAACGCATAACAAGGGCATTATGAACGGAGTTGACGCAGTTGCAGTTGCAACTGGACAAGACTGGCGAGCCATAGAAAGCGCAAATCATGCGTTTGCGGCAAAAAATGGAACGTATAAACCATTAAGCAAGTGGCGTTCAGAAGGAGACTATCTGGTTGGCGAGTTAGAAATGCTGATTCCATGCGGAATAGTTGGAGGAGAAATAAAGAAGATACCAAAGGCTGAGTTCGTTTTAAGGAAGATTTTGAGGGTTAAGAGTGCTGATCAGCTTGCTGAAATAATGGCTGCTGTTGGTCTTGCACAGAACCTTGCAGCTTTGAGTATGCTGGCAACAATAGGCCTTAAGGAAGGACATGAACCTCACAGAAAAATAAAATAA
- a CDS encoding fumarylacetoacetate hydrolase family protein, giving the protein MKDNQILSLTVLSPFIKCSIPQTLEELISLSPTVVNRIEEHLENLGKDYEEAATYKVENVEILAPLTSPPKIICLGLNYYDHAAEQNAKIPDEPIIFMKPRTAITGPNKPIVKPNLVKKLDYEAELAIVIGKKGKNIPVEKAKEHIFGYTILNDVSARDVQFKDRQWTRGKSFDTFAPIGPCITTANQIVNPNNLRIRTWVNNELRQDSSTKNMVFNVYEVVHHLSKVMTLEPADIIATGTPAGVGVFMKPEPKFLKPGDKITIEIEGIGKLQNFVIEEGLTY; this is encoded by the coding sequence ATGAAAGATAACCAAATACTTTCTTTAACAGTTCTTTCTCCCTTCATAAAATGCTCAATTCCGCAAACTCTGGAAGAACTTATTTCACTTAGTCCAACCGTTGTTAACAGAATTGAGGAGCATCTTGAAAATCTGGGAAAAGATTACGAAGAGGCGGCAACGTATAAGGTGGAAAACGTTGAAATTCTTGCTCCGCTTACTAGTCCTCCAAAAATCATCTGTTTAGGCTTAAACTACTATGACCATGCAGCCGAACAGAACGCTAAAATTCCAGACGAACCCATCATTTTTATGAAGCCCAGAACAGCCATAACTGGCCCGAACAAGCCCATCGTTAAACCGAACCTTGTAAAAAAGCTTGATTATGAAGCAGAACTTGCAATTGTAATAGGGAAAAAGGGTAAAAACATACCTGTTGAAAAGGCGAAGGAGCACATTTTCGGATACACAATTCTCAACGATGTTTCAGCTAGAGACGTTCAATTTAAGGATAGACAATGGACTAGAGGTAAAAGCTTTGACACATTCGCCCCAATAGGCCCATGCATAACAACGGCGAATCAAATAGTGAACCCGAACAACTTAAGAATAAGAACATGGGTAAATAACGAGTTAAGGCAAGATTCATCAACGAAAAATATGGTTTTCAACGTCTATGAAGTTGTTCATCATCTAAGCAAAGTTATGACCTTAGAGCCAGCCGACATAATTGCAACGGGCACACCAGCAGGAGTTGGAGTTTTCATGAAACCTGAACCAAAGTTCCTAAAACCCGGCGACAAAATAACCATAGAAATAGAAGGCATAGGAAAACTTCAAAACTTCGTTATTGAAGAAGGCTTGACGTATTAA
- the tdh gene encoding L-threonine 3-dehydrogenase — protein MYAVVKSKRAPGAEIKHVEIPKTGKNEVLVKVKMASICGTDVHIWDWNEWAQSRIKKIPLIFGHEFCGEVVEVGENVTSVQIGDFVSAETHIVDGTCYQCLTDRMHVCKNVEILGVDRDGVFAEYVALPALNAWKNSPDLDPALASIQEPLGNAVHAVLPKDHIEDIAGKTVAVLGCGPIGLMAIAVAKTLGAEKVFATAGGLNLTRMEIAKKMGADLVLSAKEYGDKIVKVILDETNNRGVDVVLEMSGAPSALRQAFEILTPGGRVSLLGLFEKSVELDFNNAIIFKSAVVYGITGRRMFETWYQVKGLLSIKAFRDKIMQIITHRFPIREIEKGMQAIKQKQAGKVVLEPVWE, from the coding sequence ATGTATGCTGTTGTCAAGTCTAAGCGGGCTCCGGGAGCCGAAATAAAACATGTTGAAATTCCTAAAACTGGGAAAAACGAGGTTCTTGTCAAGGTTAAAATGGCTTCAATCTGCGGGACAGATGTTCACATTTGGGATTGGAACGAGTGGGCTCAAAGTAGAATTAAGAAGATCCCATTAATTTTTGGTCACGAATTTTGCGGAGAAGTTGTGGAGGTTGGAGAAAACGTAACTTCTGTGCAAATCGGCGATTTTGTTTCAGCTGAAACCCACATTGTTGACGGAACATGCTACCAATGCCTAACAGACAGAATGCATGTCTGCAAGAACGTGGAAATTCTAGGCGTCGACCGGGACGGAGTCTTCGCAGAATATGTTGCCCTACCCGCCCTAAACGCTTGGAAAAACAGCCCAGACTTAGACCCGGCTTTAGCGTCTATTCAGGAGCCTCTTGGAAACGCCGTGCACGCAGTGCTGCCGAAAGACCATATTGAAGACATAGCTGGAAAAACAGTTGCAGTTTTAGGCTGCGGCCCAATAGGGTTGATGGCAATAGCCGTCGCAAAAACCTTAGGTGCAGAAAAAGTTTTTGCCACAGCCGGAGGCCTAAACCTCACACGTATGGAAATTGCCAAAAAAATGGGTGCAGACCTAGTTTTAAGCGCCAAAGAGTACGGCGACAAAATAGTTAAAGTAATTCTTGACGAAACTAATAACCGCGGTGTTGACGTTGTTTTAGAAATGTCTGGGGCCCCTTCTGCTCTTAGACAAGCTTTTGAAATTTTAACTCCCGGCGGTAGGGTTTCTCTTTTGGGTCTTTTCGAGAAATCTGTCGAATTAGACTTTAACAACGCTATAATTTTCAAGTCGGCTGTTGTTTATGGTATTACTGGCCGCAGAATGTTTGAAACTTGGTATCAAGTGAAGGGACTGCTTTCAATTAAAGCGTTTAGAGATAAAATAATGCAGATAATTACGCATAGATTTCCAATAAGGGAAATTGAGAAGGGAATGCAAGCCATAAAGCAAAAGCAAGCTGGAAAGGTTGTTCTTGAACCGGTATGGGAATAG
- a CDS encoding aminotransferase class I/II-fold pyridoxal phosphate-dependent enzyme — MAVNKPKRNPTAFFREEYERLVQEGLNWELKILESASEPECIVNGKKVIMMCANNYLNLATHPKVVKAMIEATEKYGAGAGSDRSIAGNMSIHEELDRTLARFKRAPASLTFQTGFMANEGLIPQLADRGDLFVSDELNHGSIIDGIRLSHADRAIYKHKDIEDLERVLNEAEKHDPPYRRIWIITDGVFSMDGDLAPLPEIAKLAEEHGAGVYVDDAHGEGVLGEGGRGIVSHFRLTRDQVHIEMGTFSKAFGVIGGHITGSEDLRNFAYNKARTWLLSGAMPPGVAAACKAAIEVLESNPQLVDMVWENRRYFMEEMQALGFDTGNTETPIVPVMCGRSKTARDLADYVWKEGIFVLPIVYPMVPREKARIRVQLCAKHTREHLDKAIEAFKKGGKAVGLI; from the coding sequence TTGGCGGTTAATAAGCCTAAAAGAAATCCAACAGCCTTCTTCCGTGAGGAATATGAACGGCTGGTTCAGGAAGGCTTAAACTGGGAGTTGAAAATTCTTGAAAGCGCAAGTGAGCCAGAATGCATAGTAAACGGTAAAAAAGTCATTATGATGTGCGCCAACAACTACTTGAACTTGGCAACTCACCCAAAAGTTGTTAAAGCAATGATTGAAGCCACCGAAAAATACGGCGCTGGAGCTGGAAGCGACCGTTCAATAGCTGGAAACATGTCCATCCACGAGGAACTAGACAGAACCCTCGCAAGATTCAAACGTGCCCCAGCATCGCTAACATTTCAAACAGGTTTCATGGCCAACGAAGGCCTAATCCCCCAACTAGCCGACAGAGGAGACCTATTCGTCTCAGACGAACTAAACCACGGTTCAATAATCGACGGAATAAGGCTTAGCCACGCGGACAGAGCCATATACAAGCACAAGGACATAGAAGACCTAGAACGAGTACTTAACGAAGCAGAAAAGCATGATCCACCTTACAGGCGAATATGGATAATAACAGATGGAGTATTCAGCATGGACGGCGACTTGGCTCCGCTGCCTGAAATTGCAAAACTCGCCGAGGAACATGGGGCCGGAGTCTACGTGGACGACGCTCACGGAGAAGGCGTATTAGGCGAAGGCGGACGCGGAATAGTAAGCCACTTCCGATTAACACGTGACCAAGTTCACATTGAAATGGGGACATTCTCAAAAGCCTTCGGCGTAATAGGCGGCCACATAACTGGAAGCGAGGACTTGCGAAACTTTGCCTACAACAAGGCTAGAACTTGGCTCTTAAGCGGAGCTATGCCTCCGGGAGTTGCAGCAGCATGTAAAGCGGCAATTGAAGTTCTTGAGTCTAATCCTCAACTCGTTGATATGGTCTGGGAAAACCGACGCTACTTCATGGAGGAAATGCAAGCCTTGGGATTTGACACTGGAAATACTGAAACACCCATAGTTCCCGTCATGTGTGGAAGAAGCAAGACGGCTAGAGACCTCGCAGACTACGTTTGGAAAGAAGGAATATTTGTTCTGCCAATAGTCTATCCGATGGTTCCAAGGGAAAAGGCCAGAATAAGAGTTCAATTATGCGCAAAGCACACGAGGGAGCATTTGGACAAAGCAATAGAAGCCTTCAAGAAAGGAGGAAAAGCAGTAGGCTTAATCTAA